A genomic segment from Frateuria edaphi encodes:
- a CDS encoding (deoxy)nucleoside triphosphate pyrophosphohydrolase codes for MHVMAGVLIDPAGCVLLAQRPPGKHLAGMWEFPGGKLEPGESPAAGLVRELREELDVEVDPDSVTPLIQVSWNYGERALLLDAWRVDAWQGTPRSMEGQALQWCLPSDIALSILAPADREILKTLSEVPAQPL; via the coding sequence GGTGTATTGATCGACCCGGCTGGCTGCGTACTGCTCGCGCAACGGCCTCCTGGCAAACACCTGGCCGGCATGTGGGAGTTCCCCGGCGGCAAGCTGGAACCGGGTGAATCTCCGGCGGCGGGCCTGGTGCGCGAATTGCGCGAGGAACTGGACGTCGAGGTCGACCCGGACAGCGTCACGCCGTTGATCCAGGTGTCCTGGAACTACGGTGAACGCGCTCTGCTATTGGACGCCTGGCGTGTAGACGCATGGCAGGGGACGCCACGCTCGATGGAAGGACAGGCGCTGCAATGGTGCTTGCCGTCGGATATCGCGCTGTCGATCCTCGCGCCCGCGGACAGGGAGATTCTCAAAACCCTTTCAGAGGTGCCCGCGCAACCCTTGTAG